The nucleotide sequence aggctgagggagaaccatctgaagtatcactggaaaaatctgaggagcaggtgcaggagcagaaactgaggagtgaagatggagcaaagagacaagaggagagacagactcacacaggggacaaaccttataaatgcttggagtgtggaaagaccttcaggtggagtagccacTTTACTTTGCATCAAAATATTCACACAGggtacaaaccttataaatgcttggagtgtggaaaaagcttcagttgcagtagccaccttacttcacatcaaagaactcacacagaagacaaaccttataaatgcttcgagtgtggaaagagcttcagggagAGATGCGCCCTGAaggtgcatcaaagaattcacacaggggacaaaccttataaatgctttgagtgtagaaagagcttcagtgacaatagcaaccttacctcacatcaaagaagtcacacaggggataaaccttataaatgctttgagtgtggaaagagcttcagtcagagtagcaaccttacttcacatcaaagatgtcacacaggggacaaaccttataaatgcttccagtgtggaaagagcttcagtcggagtagcaaccttactttgcatcaaagaagtcacacaggggacaacccttataaatgcttggaatgtggaaagagctttagtcagagtagcAGCCTTATTTCGCATCAAAGTTGTCACACAggggataaaccttataaatgctttgagtgtggaaagagcttcattcggagtagccaccttacttcacatcacagaactcatacaggggacaaaccttataaatgcttggagtgtggaaagaccttcagtcagagtagcagccttacttcgcatcaaaaatgtcacacaggggataaaccttataaatgctttgagtgtggaaagagcttcagtctgagtagccaccttacttcacatcacagaactcatacaggggacaaaccttataaatgcttggagtgtggaaagagctttagtcagagtagccaccttactttgcatcaaacaattcacacaggggacaaaccttataaatgctttgagtgtggaaagagcttcaggtggagtacgGACTTTACTCgacatgaaagaactcacacaggggacaaaccttatcagtgcttggaatgtggaaagagcttcagtcagagtagcaaccttactaagcatcaaagaactcacaaaggagacaaaccttataaatgctttgagtgtggaaaaagcttcaggtgTAGTAGCACCCTTACggtgcatcaaagaagtcacacaggggacaaaccttatcagtgcttagagtgtggaaagagctttagtcagagtagttaccttacttcgcatcaaagaagtcacagaggaaacaaaccttataaatgcttggagtgtggaaagaccttcagtaaCAATAGCaatcttacttcgcatcaaagaagtcacacaggggacaaaccttataaatgcttcgagtgtggaaagacatTCAGGTCAAGTAGCACCCTTAcggtgcatcaaagaattcacacaggggacagaccttataaatgtttagagtgtggaaagagcttcagtcggagtggccaccttactttgcatcaaagaactcacacagggaacaaaccttatacatgcttgtagTGTTGAGAGACTTTTCTTCAGAATGGCTACCTTCAGGCACATCAAAGGATCCATTCAAGGGAAGAGATGTATcaatgctttgaatgtggaaaaagctttaagcAGAGTTCAACTCTTTCTGTGCATCAAAGGATTGTGGAAGGAATTTTTTTGCAatttattgtgctccaaaggacagagtttattgagagagagagatagcaAAGACCAATGCATGGGGAGAGAGGTCACCAAATACCAACTCTACCCAAAATATGCCAAATggcaatgtactgccttcaagtcgattctgacttatggcgaccctatgaacagggttttcatgaggctgagaggcagtgactggcacaaggtcacccagtcagcttcatggctatgtggggatttgaaccctgttctcccaggtcatagtccaacaccttaaccactacgccacactggctctctaaaataTGCCAAGCtgagctttaaaaggggattacacGTCATACTTTTGTCACTTTCAAAGGCATATATTACATTCCATACAAAGTAAAATCATACACCTTCTGGGTGGTTCTTTACCACATTTTGACCCTGCCTACCCATGTGCCATCTACAGAAAGTACCTAACATCCCCGTGACCTGATATTTCTTCTCAAAACCCAATCTTAAAGACAGTCTTCCTCTGTAAAATTCTCTCATTGTGACTTCCCCTTTTCCCATCTCTTTGCTGCATTTCAAAGCTGCTTTCACTTTTACGttgtaaatataataaaacaggAGCTTTTAGATCCTGAGCTCTGAAAAGTTACATTTTCTGCTCTCAGTCCCCCCGTTTGAAACTTAGTTCCAACCAGGGCTTATAACTTACCAGAGGTGCAGAAATATGCCTCATTAGCAGGGCAGTGGCCTGACCTTTTGGCCAATTTATCAGTGGGTTTCTTAAACCGCTCCTCGTTCTCGACTTCGTGAACTTAGTGCTATATGGTTGAATGTGGTACCCCAAAGTGTGAGGCCATGGACAAGCTCATGGTGTTCTTGTCTACTGCCTCAACAGCACATTCTAATGCAAACTGACTATAATTTCTTTTGATGGGGGAGGTTTTATTAGACTAAGGCCAAATTAATTAACCTCGGGCATATCTATAACTTCAGAGCAAAACGCAAGTTCTTAGTAAACATTGCAGGTTATATACCCTCTTCCATTCGGATCGTCGGGTCATTAACCCTTACCCAAACCAAACAACATAGACTTTACTCTTGCAACTTCAAAGGATTACAACATTTCAGAGTCCAAATCTTCTCAATCTTGGAATCTTCCCTTTCCAAGGCTACCCCCTGCTCCACACGACTGGAAACCACAAGGATTGTTAGTCCCTCGAGGAAAATTCCTTTCGCTGCTTTTCAATGTTCTTGGTGATTCAAAGAACAACAGATTATGGGACCCTGGGAGGCCTAACCCCAGAGACTGGCCCGTGATTCTGCGTACAGCCAGATTTGCATTTTAGGATTTATTATGACCCTTTTATTGTTGGCGAGGACAACGCTTTGTCTGTAGAGCTCCTGTGCTCCCATGCGCAGGTCCTGAGGGTCTTAATCCTTGGTCTCAGGGATTGGCTTTGTTGCCTGGTCACAATCAAAGACGAGCTCTCAGACAACGAATCTCTGTAGCTGGCCACACAGACCCCCTTGGATGAAGAACGGGGAGACCTTGCAGTCCGCTGGAAGGAATGGACATCCGACAGCTCTCATCTCAGGCTTGCATCTAGACGTGGACGGCTTTACTCTTGGAAGAGGTGTGGGCAGCTTGCATCTCAATGAAGTGAAATGGATGCACAAAGCGAAGGCAAATGTGAAGAAAGGCCTTTACAGGAAAATTGCAGCATGCAGCTTACTGGGTACTGTAAGTGGTCTACAGGCTGAATGTCTTTAACGAaagaatctcccccccccttaataACGTCATAGGAGAGGGGAGACAACATTGGTTAATATTTTCTTAGGAGCATGGTCCAAATAGAAGTTCTTACCTTATTTGCAGGAATTTTTCAAACCTGTGAATGGGCAGTCTCATCTTCCAATGTCCTCCTTAAGCATCTCTAAAGGCACAAAACATAGCAACCCTGAAGAAGCATAATGCCAAATAACTCACCCCAGAGACATAAAAGGTATGACACAGAGGTTGAGTTTTGATCACACAAGGGATGTAACAAGTACCCAGTTTTTAGTGGCTTTCCTTCCTTATAAGCTTGACAAATTTCACAAACCCTTAAATATTGTATGGCCACAACGGCAAATTTGGAAAGAAACCAATACCTAGTTATTGGTTCTATATTTAAATGAGACAAGCCAGAACGGTTCATTATTCCCTTTTTGGTATAAGGCCTAATTCTAAAATTTTAGTCAAATTCTCTTTGTCAGCCACTGGCCACTGAGCAAACCATTCAAACCAGGATGCTAAGGAAAAATGAACAGTTGCTCCTGTCTCTGTAGCTACATTAACCCTATTttaataatttgtctttttcacagtccatggtatatgcgATGCTCTCCACCAATGCCAcatatcaaatgagttgatttttttcttatccgcttttttcactgtccaactttcacatccatacatagagatcaggaataccatggtctgaatgattctgactttagtgttcagtgatgcatctttgcatttgaggaccttttctagttctctcacagctgccctccgcagtcctagccttcttctgatttcttgaccgttgtctccattttggttaatgaccgtgccgaggtattgataatccttgacaagttcaatgtcctcattgtcaaactttaaagttacataaatcttctagtttcttcatgggctggacTGGATCTTTTATTTTatcagggtgggagggagaggagattcttggtgacaaactgccccaagaatggactgggATAGAGTGAGCCTTTtaagcttatttttatttatttacagtatctgaaaatttgctgtgtgtgtatgcaagataattaactcccattagctaaaacaaaaaaacttagcagtactttgaagaggaccagataattattttctttctgaTCCCAGGACAGTGTCTTTCAGGGTGCGGGGTACTGGgcctggggtggggagagatcagGAAAGCAgctgatgaaatggaaatggactgccttcaagtcagtcccaacttatggctaccctacgaatagggttttcatggcaagcggtattcagaggtggtttaccattgctatcctctgaggctgagaggcagtgactggcccaaggtcacccagtgagcttcatggctgggtggggatttgaacccaggtcatcgtccaacactctatccactacaccacactggctctctgtcctGGAAGGTTAGAGTCAGAAAATCAATTATACTGTATTTATTATATGTGGAGGGAAGGCCTAtagctctgctttgcatgcagattccAGATCCAATGCCCGAGAGCTGAATCAGGTGTACAGCAGCTTCTTACGTTTTTTCCTTAGCAAATTCCTTTACGTGACCTAATTCTCTTTCGATATATCAAAAAGGGTCTCCAGCTGGCCACCGGTGCTATGGGAAGCAGGTAGATCAGGATCTCTTGGTAGATTCCTGGGTGATCTGCAGTAGATCATTAAAGATTTCTGAATCCCGGTTCTTCTACAATAGCAACAACCAGGTGAGCTTCTACCCCACCGGCTAAATTAGGGGTGGAATTTTGTGTGGATCGGCCTGGTCTTCTGATGTTTCTATGGTGTCCCAACCTCTCCAGCCATTATTTTGAACCTGGCTGTGTTGGGGaaccttggggttctagtaaaaagcaCAGCAGATtctacaagcctgaagtctgcccgttcctgggtttttatttatttgttagatttctaACCATAAGGTCCCACGGCAAGTTGCAACAACATAATCATATAAAATGACAGAAACAACTGAAAACAGGTTGTACAACTATGGAAACGTAAAACAGAGCAGCCTAGGTTAGGTTAAACAAAACAGAATAGTTGggtctcaattcctactttggctcagtcttctcgacttctgcaaagcttttgacaaagtgccgcataatattctgattagcaagctagctaaatggggctggatggaacagctatcaggtgaatccacagttggctacagaattgtactcaaagagtgcttatcaattaccgcagggctcggtcctgggcccagtgctcttcaacactgtgattaatgacttggatgaggaggtacagggaatgcttatcaaatttgcagatggtacaaaGTTGGGATGGAAAGGCAATACCTTGGAAAACAAatgaaattcaaagggaccttgaagggctggagcattgggctgaaaacaacagaatgacgttcaacagggataaatgcaaagttctacacttaggaaaaagaaaccaaatgcacagataagatgggggatacttggctcagcaatactacatgcaagaaggaccatgggattgttgttgatcacaaactgaatattagCTAAACGtgctatgtggctgcaaaaaaaggcaaacggTATTTTAGTCATttttagtttccaaattgcgtgaagtactggtacttgaagagtgctatcatatttctcctcagtgttctcttctccaggctaaacgtgcccagttctttcagtctctcctcatagggctttgcttccagtcccctgatcatctttgttgccctcctctgaaccaggtccagtttgtctgcatcctgtttgatctgactagggtgatgcatgccttggttacatcccgcttagactactgtaacgcgctgtacgtggggctgtctttgaagactgttcagaaacttaaattggtacaaagagctgcagccagagtgctaacggggctggttacagggatcatacaacccccctgttacaacagctccactggctgccaatttgtttctggtcacaattcaaagtgctggttttgacctacaaagccctatacgactcaggtccaggctatttggcagatcgtatctccctacatgaacctgtccgggatttgagatcttcaggtgaggcccttcttgtgctccccacaccttcgcaagtacatatgatggggtcacgagatagggccttttcggtggcgcccctaggctatggaactcccttccgagtgacgTGCGATTAGCTCTCTCCTTGCCGTCTTTGCGCAACAAGTAAaggctgttttatttcaacggcaTTTGGGATCGAGAACGACTAGGATTAAGTgtcctaggattggtgactacattatatggtcttattattttaagttgtctgctgtttttaatgtatgttttatggttttaatttttctcatagtttaattcttttttaattgtatacttctgtatgttttaatggtgttgtttttagttgtaagccgctctgagtcctattgggaaaagggcggggtagaaataaagtttattattactattattattatccctcTTGAAGtggggagaccagaactggacatagtattcaagatgaggcctaaccagtgctgaatagaggggaactagtacttcacgtgatttctgttaatgcagcctaatataccatttgccttttttgcagtatccaagttaaataaataaataaataaaatcagaatgtttaaaaacaaagaagatgTTTGTGTCTTTCCCTTAAAATTATATTTCTACCCAAATTATCTGGCTGTATTTGATGCCACTAAATTAAATGCTGCCTTAGTTGGTGAACTGGGTATAATTATTTACAGGGATACCAGGAAATAGAGGCTGACCCAGGTAAATTAGGAGGATGCAAATGTCATCAGGAAGCAGAAATACCTCCATACATCATTACTTACAAATAAAGCCTGTTTAAGGGAGTGCTGGAAAAGTTGAAGGGATGTCGATACAGAACAAATTTTGGAGCGATGAGTCTGCTAATGAGGTGGTCTCCCGGCCTATAAAAATGCAAACCACCATGTCGATCCCTGATGAGATTCAAGGGGCATTTTGCCTTCTGCTGCATCCTGTAGGTTGCAAGAGGCAGCGACACGAGCAGAGCAAtcattctgggtctgctgctgcagCCTCCTTGTGGCTGCACCTCTCAATTCCTTTGCCAGCAAAGAACTCTTGCTAGGCAGAGGCTGCAGCACTTTACAAATAAAGGGGGGTCCAGCTCTGGCTTCAGGGCCAAAGGGGGACTGAggggaagggctgtcgctcaggagagaatgcctgctttgcatgcagaaggttccaggttcagtccctgttgGCTTCTCAGGTGAGTCTGGGAAGGTCCCCTGGCTGGAGAGCAGCAGCAGACAGTACTCAGCTTGAtggcccaatggcctgactcagtgaaAGACAGTTTCCTCTGTTCTTATTAAAAGTGTATTAATTAAGCTGTACACATGCATATTCCTGCCCCCTTCACCTGCCCAAGGACTCTGTGGCACTTGAGATATTTATACCCCAAACTTTGCAAATAACATCATGCTGCCCTCGATTGCGATGTTTAGGTAATTGCTCTCAGAGGCAATATGGGAGATCCCTTGAACTTTGGGGAGAATGAGAATAAATCACTATGATTCTGATAATTATAAAGGGAAGCGAGTTCCTTGAAACTTTATGGGCGCCGGTGCAGAGCAGGAGAAAAAACGTGTTTACTCAATAGCCTGACATGATTCAGGGAGGGGAAAAGGTGAGTTTGCCTGATCTTTATtggcatcagaagagccctgatggaatTGGACCAGGCCAAGaggggtcatctagtccagcatcctgttctcacagtggccaaccaggtgcccatgatgGGAGGcccacacaagcaggacctgagcgcaaaagcACTGTCCTTACTTAGTTACTGaagttttatttctaggctgcctttcgaCCAAACAGGCCCCCAAGGAGgtttacacacaaatacaaaatgcaaataaaaacgaTACAATTTatcaaaaaaaatcaaactaacaagaACAGCAAActaaaaagcattcatcttccggGTAAAGGGAGTCCCCCCCAAAAATGTCACTTAGAGCAGAGGTGAGGGGGGCAAAGTAGGTGGAAAAGCTggcatgtgattcccagcaactggtatcgaGGGGCATCTTGCCCTCAGCTGGGGAGGGAGaaggtagccatctgatagcctTGTCATCACAAATTGatctaatcgtcttttaaagccatccaagttgctgccCCTCACTGTAACTtttggaagcaagcaagcaacttCAGTCTTCTAATTTCTTCCCATGAGACATCCTGAAACTAacattttctgtagtggcccccgaactgtggaacagcctccccgtagaagtacgcctggcgccgacgcttctatctttttggcgccaggttaagacctggctatgctcccaggcattttaagcattttagcgtttaatgttataattttaaatttttctgtttgctgtttttgtttattgttgattttattgtgatactttgtattttaatcttcttgtacaccgcccagagagccactcgctatgggcggtttaaaaatgaaacaaataaaataaataataaataaaacatatataaaacagttacatctATAAAAACAGCTGACACAATTGCATACATAATTTTCAAAAATTTGTCGTACCATTTTAAATACTTTAgatggtttgttgaaagaggactgtCTTCCAGGCAGGTGCcccaaagacaacagagatgttgcctgtctgttatgcagtgggagggagttccaaaaggcaAGAGATTGAGCACTGAAGCCTCAATTCCagcattgtgcagaatggacccccTAATAGGATTTTATCTGCAGAATGACCCCTCCAGCATaatgcagtgatcagctgggtatttTGAGGATGTGTCCTCAACTGCAGGGGCATGAGTCATAAGGCAGGAGTCCAGCCAAGCCTTCAGATGCAAAGGAAAATCTCAATGACAGAGTCTCCCCTTCCCCAATCAGAATGACAGAGAGGCCTGATCCTGGCAGACGTGGATATGAAAATTGCAGCAATTTACATGTTTGTTTGTGTCCAGGAACGGAAATCACTCAAATGAAAATGATCAGTATTCATTCACATCAATTCTgtttttttttgaaagtctacAGATGAGATAGAATTGacttattcttttacattgttttgatgtttcctttacCCTGAAATGAATGGTTTGAAATAATACAATAACATTAGGCAATCCGTGCAGGCTGCTGGAGATGCTGTTCAAATGTATAAGTAATTCTACAACAAGATACTGTAACTCCAGGAAAGACTTTAACTAAATGAATGAAATTACCTTGATGAATTTGTATTGTTGATTTTAAGTTAAACTAATCATATGAATTTGAACTCTGAATGAGCTTAATTTCCCACTAATAATTAATGAATGCAAACACTTAAGAACTTTGGTAATTTAATGAACTCTGGCAATGTAatgaatttaaaattaaaattacaaagaTATGTGCAATTAAGCAATTAATCTAAAAGTCCATGGAGTGTGAAGGAGAGGAAGTGAAAATTACACAGCATTTGGAAAGAATGGGATCATGAAAACAAGTAAAAACACAAGAGAtgaaggaggaagaagcagagGAACAACCCTGTGTTCCATGGGAGAAATTGCAACAAGCTCTACTGAAAGAAATGAAAGTAAGAGTAGGAAGGTCAaagaagagatggcttgattccatcaaggaagccacagacctgaacttacacgatctgaacagggtggttcatgacagatcctcttggaggtcgctggttcatagggtcgccataagtcgtgat is from Rhineura floridana isolate rRhiFlo1 chromosome 3, rRhiFlo1.hap2, whole genome shotgun sequence and encodes:
- the LOC133379092 gene encoding zinc finger protein 91-like, with translation MDSVIEYEIRKVTYENQRGPKIFSWNKQHSQNNVSIHTGEKARKCRVCGKTFSQSQQLIKHQRIHTGEKPYTCMECGKSFGWRQHLIKHQRIHTGEKPYSCIVCGKSFNQSHHLTSHERTHTGEKPYKCTECGKSFSASGNLTTHQRTHTGEKPYTCIVCGKSFSQHFGLTSHQRTHTGEKPYKCVDCGKNFSWRQDLTKHQRNHTGEKPYKWKECGKSFSCSSHLTSHQRTHTEDKPYKCFECGKSFRERCALKVHQRIHTGDKPYKCFECRKSFSDNSNLTSHQRSHTGDKPYKCFECGKSFSQSSNLTSHQRCHTGDKPYKCFQCGKSFSRSSNLTLHQRSHTGDNPYKCLECGKSFSQSSSLISHQSCHTGDKPYKCFECGKSFIRSSHLTSHHRTHTGDKPYKCLECGKTFSQSSSLTSHQKCHTGDKPYKCFECGKSFSLSSHLTSHHRTHTGDKPYKCLECGKSFSQSSHLTLHQTIHTGDKPYKCFECGKSFRWSTDFTRHERTHTGDKPYQCLECGKSFSQSSNLTKHQRTHKGDKPYKCFECGKSFRCSSTLTVHQRSHTGDKPYQCLECGKSFSQSSYLTSHQRSHRGNKPYKCLECGKTFSNNSNLTSHQRSHTGDKPYKCFECGKTFRSSSTLTVHQRIHTGDRPYKCLECGKSFSRSGHLTLHQRTHTGNKPYTCL